The Prunus dulcis chromosome 3, ALMONDv2, whole genome shotgun sequence genome segment CTGCCGCCGTCGgcttcaactttttctttgggCCTCCCACCGAGTTTCTCaggttctctctcttcaacttgtggttttccttttctcttttatatattaattttttcaagagttaattttgttttgcccTCGGagttttgatatatttttagGTGAAGTGAGTAAATTCAATACTCCCtttgtttttaacaaataaaataaaatttgctCCACGAGCCAACAGGTCTAGCCAGTGAAAATTTTACAGATTAGTGATTGTTCATAGCACCATCATAGTGTGTCTGAGACATTTCATCTCGTTGTAGTTTAAACTATCCTTTGTATtcgaggaagaaaaaaaaaaaaaaaaaactccccttcttttctttctttttaagaaaaacGTAAAATCTGGGAATAGGTGCCATTGACAATTGGGTGCACTTCAACCACTGAACGTTCTGTATGAGGCTGAtacagagaaacaaaaaaacttcaaaactTTGCAGGATTATGGAAAATGTTGCTTTTGAAGGACCAAGTTGTCATGAAAATCCATTGTTATTCTTTTCAACTTCTGACAGCAGATCCTTACATGATAAAACCCTAATCTTAAATAACCTTACAAAAGTTGGCAAACTCAATAATCAAGTGCTAAAGCAAATCTGCATCACAAACCCAATTTTGCTTTGAAGGAAATTTGAAGGAAGACATTCTTAATCCCCTGTCACCGTATGGCTACGGCGTTGCAACTCAACAAATTGTCAGGTTCTCTGTGCCTCAAGTGCATCAATGTTACCTGAAATCACAATAAACcactaataaattaatattactCAAACCAGAACATGCTTCCGGTAAGAAAACAAGCATCATTGCAAAATTCTTATACATAATGTATGCATGGGGATGAAAAATGCACTAACACAAACTTAAAACCTTATTTCCAAAAGGGAAAACAGtaaatttatgaaaaagaaaatcataccaTTGCATGAGTGATGATTGTTGCCTGTGATTAATTCTGCAGGGACTACCAGCTATCAGTAATGATTGTTGGGGAGTGGGCAATGTCACCCCAAATGTCCACATTAGTTTTTTCAATGGTTGCAGAAAATTCTTTTGGCATATTAATTAGCTTCAATTCAATGAGAGTCTTCAAGTGCCTTAAGCCAGTAGGGACCTTCAGCTTATTGCAGGATCTGATCTCCAACTCCCTGATGTTTTGCATTGCCTTTTCCTCCACATCCCAATCTTCTAGCCGTTCTAGCTTCCACAACTTTAACACTACAAGCTTTTGGAATCCCCAGGTGGAGCAAACCATCTTCGTACCGGTATAAGAGTTGGAGTAGAAACATAGTGATTGAAGGTTGGAAAGCTTCTCTAACTTGGGCATTGGATCTTCTGAAAATGAAGAGGCTGACAAAGTAAGATCAATGAGGTTTTTAGGAAATCCAGCTATGATGGAAGGATTTTCTAGCATCCCAAACAAATTTAAGCTGGAGAGATTCTCAAGGCCTGACAAAGACTCCAACACCAGAGGACAGGGTTCACCCATTTCATCAATTGATCTCATTCTTAAGGACTTGAGATAGCTCAGCTTTACAATCCTTTCTGCTAATACTTTTTGCTCTTCCTTCTCTAGCTGGAATGCCAATCCCAATTTTCTGAGATTTATAAACTTATCCAAACCATCCTTTAAGGGACTATGCCTATCCACAAATACACCCCATAATGTCCGGAGATTCTTGAGAGAATTGAGACCTTGGTGACGCATAAATTTACTTCGATACCTTTGACTTAAGTATAGGTGTCGAAGTTTGAGCAGTTTCCATATTGAACGGGGGAGAGTGCGAACATATGTGTGCTTCACATCCAAGGTTTGGAGGTTCACCAATTCACCAATGGAATCTGGGATTGATTCAAGGGAAGTCCACCTCAAGCCTAGATACCTCAAATTGCTTAATTTTACTATGGTGTTGGGCAATTCAGGTCTGAATACACGTTCAAGATCAAGAAACTTTAGCTGAAGGAAATAACCACCTGCAATGCCCCTTCGTAGGAAGTTGCCTATGTCTTCTCCAGGTTTATATCCTTCTTGGGAATCAAAGGATAGAATGGAAATGAGATCTGTGTAAGATCTTGAAAAATTGGAGCTTTCACCATGAATAAGATCAAAACTTGGATCATTACAGTTTACATGATCAGCAAGGCGCCTATGATCTAACCTCATGGCTTGTGACCTGATCACTTCTTGTAAATCTTTGTTCAAGCAACATGTCTTGACTTTCCCATTAAGCTTTCTTTCAACTACATGAACGATGTCACGATCGATCAATGCAGATAGATGCTCATCCGCTGCTTCTTCGTAAGTTTCagcctttttctttgggtCAGATTCATGATTTTCTGTCCTGTGTTCACTTACTTCTACCAACTCTTCAGCAATCCACAAAGCGAATAATCTCCTCACCGGAATTTTATAGTCCTTGGGGAAGAGTTTGAAGCAAGAAAGACAATCGGTAAGATGATCAGGAAACTTATTTATGCACTCTTTGGTGTAGGTACAGAACGACGATGTATCATCATCCTGTTTGATGTATTGAATCACCTTTTTCAACTCCTGAGCAGTAGTCTCATCTTTCCCTGACATTAGACGTACCATGGCTAGTGGTAAACCCTCACATTTACtcaaaatttcttttgctagcATTTTCCCTTTCGGAGGGATGTGCACCACCTGGCTAAACAACTGCCAGCTCTCTTCTTTGGTTAGCCGTCGAAGTTGGTGGGGAGTGCTGTCGCTATCCACTTGTGAAGCCACTTCAGGGTTACGTGTAGTGAGCAGAATTCTGCTTCCATTGGATGTACTTAATGGAAATGCTGCTTTCAGAGTACTCCACTCGTACATTGTGGAGATGTTGTCAAGAACTAAAAGGTACCGactcttttttaaaatatcatGTGCCTCATCGATCCTGTTGGATGCATCGGGATTAATCTCTCGGTCCCCTTCTGACTTAAGAGAGCTCAAGACCTGCTTTGCAACGTATTTCAATAGTGGCAGTTTATTGTTGTAGGAGTAGTCGTGCGGTAGAGAAACCCATGCACGACAAGGAAAATGGTCCACAATGACTCCGTggttataaattttctttgccaGTGTTGTCTTGCCTATGCCCTCAATCCCCACTATGGAAACAAAAGAGCAGTGTTCATTGTTGGTTCTCAGTCTTGACACCACTGCATCTATGTCTTCTTCCAAACCGACCACTGAGCTTAAGTCTTCCCTTGATTCAATGCTGAATGCTTTTATGCATCTCAAGAAAAGATTGATAATCTGATTAATCTGGTTGATTTCAAGGGATAGCTTTCTTCCAGAATTCTTAAGCTTTTTCTCATCTCTGTCTGCTTCTAAACCTGAATTCATCTTCATAAAGGTTACCACAGATTCATCTGCACTTTGAACAATTTTCCTCACTTGCTCCAACCAAGCGACTCTGGAATTATATCTCCTTCCAATCATTCCTGCACCGCCTACAAGTTTATGCATGATTTCCAGTTCATTGCAAAGCAATTTGACATCAAAAAATACTTCACGGAATAAATTTGGCTTCTCTTTGAGGTAGTTGCGCATCCTGTCTATTACAGATGAAACACTATTCTCATCTGCGGCCTGATCTGGGGATTGATAGACAATCTTTGATAAATTAGAAATTCTTCTTATAAATTTGAAGCCGTACCTGCCCTTCCTTTCTAAAGCTTGTGTGAACCCAACGTTGATGCACCTTAGGTCCCCCTCGAGCTTTCTCCTTGCCCTCCAACTGCTGATATATGATAGCCACCTAAATCTATTGGATGGTGTCTGTAAGAAGTTTTCAATGGCAGGATGTGCTTCATCAATGATCTCTTCCACTTCCTCCACCCAGGCCTTCTCAATTGCGCTCTCAAATTCATTAATTCCTTGTATATCTTTCAGAAAAGGATGTAGCAGCTGCAATTGTAGATTTGTTGACTCTAGTTGCTCTCCAATTCTACTCCTGTCTGGCATTAACTCTGGGTTTTGAATGATTAGactatttattttctctacAGTAGAGAAAGCCGATGCAGCTGCAGATTCAACTCGTTCTCCGGAGTTAACCCATCTTTTTTCATGTTCATCAAAAGGTCTTTCCAGCAGCCTTCTAGCATTAGACTTTAATCTCTCCAGGGATTCACATATGTTAATCCCACTTTCCTTCTTCATCACAATGCTGCTGTTTATTTCCTCCTTTACCTGCTTAGTTTTACTGAAAAGCTTATCTGTCTGCTCAAAATTCTTTGTAGTCATCCCAAAAAGTCTGTGGGAGTCTCGTCTCTTTTCCTCAAACATTTTAACTAAACGTTGTGATTCTTTTACAATGGATGCAATTTTGTCCACCCATTTTGCCTCAATTTCATCTAGTCCAGCCACGGTTACGGTTTTGTACACCAGTTGTACCTCAGTTTCCTCTAGTCCAGGAACGGTTCCTTTACTAGGGAAAATAGAGTCCCAGATTTGATGTGCCCTGGCGTCTATCTTAAAGCATAAACGCTTAACTTCTTCTGCATCCTCCGAAATAGCACTTAGTAACCGTGACTCTTTTCGAATCCATTTGACGTCTTCCTCCAAGAACAGAAACGGAAAGTGGTTGATATACAAGTAGAGGAACAATAGGGTGATTAGAGAGGCACACAAGGGCACCCATACGAGCACATAATTGTTTGCAAGCGTCGAAATCAGTAGCACCCGATACAGTGACGTATGGTTTACATAAAGGAGTATAAGGTCTACAACAACTAAGATATAAACATGAGCATCATGGAGAATAGAATCAAGGAATGCCAGCTTGGTTGTTGTTACCTCCTTCTGGTTGGCCAAATTATCCAGACTTCTATCAAAATGATAACGATAAAGACCATATTTTTCCAGTTCTTCAGCATTGGAAGCCGTCCACTCCTGATCAGCATCATCTTTCTCTATATAATGTCCCATAGCTTTCCAATCCGTCTCCGTTGTTGAGGATCCCAATGGCTGAGCACCAGGTATTCCTGCAATGAACCATTCTGTGATCGTTTCCATGGCTGAGCAGCTTTGATGTATCAGAAACAAGTTCCCCAATTTACAGTAGGTTCAACATTGAGCATTAtcaattgaagttgaagaacAAGCTGGCAAAACTAAATTCAAATATGGTGGACTCCAGATGGGGACATGCATCAGTCCATTTCATCTGCACagtttttattgtttcttgtttcttttcatgTCTAATCTTTACAATGGTGGCTTTTCTTGGGGTCCCCCCATTCATCTTGTCCCTAGCTCTTGGTTTAAAGATGACTCTGGTGGATTGTCCATTCATGTCATCCTTGGGTCAGGTCAAAAGCATTGCATTTATATTAGGAAAATAATTCCCTTCTTCCCCTTAAGTAGGAACTCCTGCATTCCTACCAATGGCAGTAAGAACTCCTAtattgtatatgtatatgtatatgtaatgTATGCATACAATATGTATTTCATATGTACATCCTGATTACGTTACGATTAACTGCAGTACGGTTTGTAATTTTGCTGGTTGACTGACTCCCATGTGTATATTCACAGTCCCATTACTACCTAGTACCTACCATACCTACCAATTTGAGTAGTGTTCTTATCGCCATTACTCTGTTGCTTTTTGACGAAGtcacaaggaaaagaaaagattgagCCCTCTAACCGCACTGCATTATtgcacttttgtttttttccacTGCATTATTACAAGATTTTTTCCAATGcattattaaaagattttTTCCAATGCATTATTACAAGATTTTGGGTGCGCtctgatattttgtttaattcttttaccctttttactCTGTTTCTGGGCACTTGGCAAGCAGAGTGTAAGTTCGTTTAGTTTGAGAAATAAGCTTCATCTGACTCTCCGTTATCACTGCCGCCGTGCTTGAAACGTTAACATGCACAAGCCACAGGTCCTGCTATACTTCTCTTCCGCCTTTGAAATCCTTAAAAAGAGAGATATCATGTGTTCATGTGAGATAAGTAGTTCGTGTCAGCACCATGAAGAGTAACTTCATGCAATGTGAACAACAAAACTATCACGATGCACCTAGTTAAATGCAGAGAATCAGAATTCCTAAAGATCATAATAATGCAGTTCAgtccaaaacaagaaataataaaagataaatacaGACCACACTCtcctaaataaaatattaaaactttCGTGCATCATTTGTTTACTGCACAACCAGCTTTGCCCTTTTATGGCCCTCTGAAATTTGGAACTGTTCAGTCAAACCAAGATGTGCCATAAGCAGCCAAACATGAGTGAGCAGCTCGCCTCCTCTCCTGAGCTGTTGAGCATGATCACTCCAGTGACACCGATTGGCTGCATAAGAGAGCATTTCCACCCACACTTGACTTACCAACTCCCACTTTTTCTCATTAGTCCCCCAATGTCCCTCAACCTCCATGGACTGCAAAGCTTTAGCAAGCCTGCATGCATCAAATAGAACCGACTTGCTTCGATCTCC includes the following:
- the LOC117620948 gene encoding probable disease resistance RPP8-like protein 2 produces the protein METITEWFIAGIPGAQPLGSSTTETDWKAMGHYIEKDDADQEWTASNAEELEKYGLYRYHFDRSLDNLANQKEVTTTKLAFLDSILHDAHVYILVVVDLILLYVNHTSLYRVLLISTLANNYVLVWVPLCASLITLLFLYLYINHFPFLFLEEDVKWIRKESRLLSAISEDAEEVKRLCFKIDARAHQIWDSIFPSKGTVPGLEETEVQLVYKTVTVAGLDEIEAKWVDKIASIVKESQRLVKMFEEKRRDSHRLFGMTTKNFEQTDKLFSKTKQVKEEINSSIVMKKESGINICESLERLKSNARRLLERPFDEHEKRWVNSGERVESAAASAFSTVEKINSLIIQNPELMPDRSRIGEQLESTNLQLQLLHPFLKDIQGINEFESAIEKAWVEEVEEIIDEAHPAIENFLQTPSNRFRWLSYISSWRARRKLEGDLRCINVGFTQALERKGRYGFKFIRRISNLSKIVYQSPDQAADENSVSSVIDRMRNYLKEKPNLFREVFFDVKLLCNELEIMHKLVGGAGMIGRRYNSRVAWLEQVRKIVQSADESVVTFMKMNSGLEADRDEKKLKNSGRKLSLEINQINQIINLFLRCIKAFSIESREDLSSVVGLEEDIDAVVSRLRTNNEHCSFVSIVGIEGIGKTTLAKKIYNHGVIVDHFPCRAWVSLPHDYSYNNKLPLLKYVAKQVLSSLKSEGDREINPDASNRIDEAHDILKKSRYLLVLDNISTMYEWSTLKAAFPLSTSNGSRILLTTRNPEVASQVDSDSTPHQLRRLTKEESWQLFSQVVHIPPKGKMLAKEILSKCEGLPLAMVRLMSGKDETTAQELKKVIQYIKQDDDTSSFCTYTKECINKFPDHLTDCLSCFKLFPKDYKIPVRRLFALWIAEELVEVSEHRTENHESDPKKKAETYEEAADEHLSALIDRDIVHVVERKLNGKVKTCCLNKDLQEVIRSQAMRLDHRRLADHVNCNDPSFDLIHGESSNFSRSYTDLISILSFDSQEGYKPGEDIGNFLRRGIAGGYFLQLKFLDLERVFRPELPNTIVKLSNLRYLGLRWTSLESIPDSIGELVNLQTLDVKHTYVRTLPRSIWKLLKLRHLYLSQRYRSKFMRHQGLNSLKNLRTLWGVFVDRHSPLKDGLDKFINLRKLGLAFQLEKEEQKVLAERIVKLSYLKSLRMRSIDEMGEPCPLVLESLSGLENLSSLNLFGMLENPSIIAGFPKNLIDLTLSASSFSEDPMPKLEKLSNLQSLCFYSNSYTGTKMVCSTWGFQKLVVLKLWKLERLEDWDVEEKAMQNIRELEIRSCNKLKVPTGLRHLKTLIELKLINMPKEFSATIEKTNVDIWGDIAHSPTIITDSW